In Collimonas arenae, a single genomic region encodes these proteins:
- a CDS encoding NAD-dependent epimerase/dehydratase family protein yields MKKILVIGANGQIGTELATALVKVHGAKQVVASDIQPAGKHPELSYETLDVTDAKRLAEVVRQHDIGEIYHLAAALSAKGEEHPEWAWNLNMTGLLNVLEVARQAKLAKVFWPSSIAAFGPSTPRDNAPQIGPMDPKTVYGISKLAGEHWCTWYAEKYGMDIRSLRYPGLISYSAEPGGGTTDYAIQALFAAAAGSDFTSFLDADSTLPMMYMPDAVRATIELMSAPKENLKTPGSYNLAAWSFSPGELVAIIKQRCASFEATYKPDFRQGIADAWPRSIDDSSARQDWAWAPAYSLVEMVDDMLMHLATRNPVTQAA; encoded by the coding sequence ATGAAGAAAATATTGGTAATCGGTGCAAATGGACAGATCGGCACCGAACTGGCGACAGCGCTAGTCAAAGTGCATGGCGCCAAGCAGGTTGTGGCGAGCGATATCCAGCCTGCCGGGAAACATCCGGAATTGTCATATGAAACGCTGGATGTCACTGACGCCAAGCGTCTGGCTGAGGTAGTCCGCCAGCACGACATCGGCGAAATTTATCACTTGGCCGCGGCATTGTCGGCAAAGGGCGAGGAACATCCGGAGTGGGCCTGGAACCTCAACATGACAGGCCTGTTGAACGTACTGGAAGTGGCGCGCCAGGCCAAGTTGGCCAAGGTGTTCTGGCCTAGTTCTATCGCCGCATTCGGACCGTCGACGCCGCGCGACAATGCGCCGCAGATCGGTCCGATGGATCCCAAGACCGTCTACGGCATCTCGAAACTGGCGGGCGAACACTGGTGCACCTGGTACGCGGAGAAATACGGCATGGATATCCGTAGCCTGCGTTATCCGGGCCTGATCAGCTACTCCGCGGAACCGGGCGGCGGCACTACCGACTATGCAATCCAGGCGTTGTTTGCCGCTGCCGCCGGCAGCGACTTCACCAGTTTCCTGGATGCTGACAGCACGTTGCCGATGATGTACATGCCAGATGCCGTGCGCGCGACCATCGAGCTGATGAGTGCACCGAAAGAGAATCTCAAGACCCCCGGCTCCTACAACCTGGCGGCCTGGAGTTTTTCACCTGGTGAACTGGTGGCGATCATCAAGCAGCGTTGCGCATCGTTCGAGGCGACATACAAGCCTGATTTCCGTCAGGGGATCGCCGATGCCTGGCCGCGTTCGATTGACGACTCAAGCGCACGGCAAGACTGGGCCTGGGCGCCTGCCTACAGCTTGGTCGAAATGGTGGATGACATGCTGATGCACTTGGCGACGCGTAATCCGGTTACCCAGGCAGCGTGA
- a CDS encoding SDR family oxidoreductase, protein MSKPVMIITGGSRGIGAATAHLAAARGYAVCVNYVHNRSAAESVVAAIRGTGGEALAVAGDVASEADVMTLFQTVDSQLGRVTALVNNAGILERQMRVEDMDAARLQRVLTTNVIGSFLCAREAVRRMSTRFGGQGGAIVNLSSMAAKLGGPGEYVDYAASKGAIDAMTVGLAKEVADQGIRVNAVRPGVIYTEIHASGGEPGRVDRVKDTVPMRRGGSAEEVARAVLWLLSDEASYSTGTFVDVAGGR, encoded by the coding sequence ATGTCGAAACCAGTCATGATCATTACTGGCGGCAGTCGCGGCATCGGCGCCGCTACCGCTCATCTTGCCGCTGCGCGCGGCTATGCCGTGTGCGTCAACTATGTGCATAACCGCAGTGCCGCCGAGTCGGTGGTGGCCGCGATACGCGGTACTGGCGGCGAAGCGCTGGCGGTGGCTGGCGATGTCGCTTCCGAAGCCGATGTGATGACGCTGTTTCAGACTGTCGACAGTCAATTGGGCAGGGTGACGGCCCTGGTCAACAACGCCGGTATCCTGGAGCGCCAGATGCGTGTGGAAGACATGGATGCAGCGCGTTTGCAGCGCGTCTTGACCACAAATGTCATTGGCAGTTTCCTGTGCGCGCGTGAGGCGGTACGGCGCATGTCCACCCGCTTCGGTGGCCAGGGCGGCGCTATCGTCAACTTGTCGTCGATGGCGGCCAAGCTTGGCGGTCCGGGTGAATATGTCGACTACGCCGCTTCCAAAGGCGCCATCGATGCAATGACGGTCGGCTTGGCTAAAGAGGTCGCCGATCAAGGGATTCGCGTCAACGCAGTCCGGCCAGGTGTCATATACACTGAGATACATGCCAGCGGCGGCGAGCCCGGCCGCGTCGACCGGGTGAAAGATACCGTGCCGATGCGGCGCGGCGGCAGCGCCGAGGAGGTGGCGCGAGCCGTCTTGTGGCTGTTGTCGGATGAAGCGTCGTATTCGACAGGTACATTTGTCGATGTTGCGGGCGGGCGCTGA
- the kbl gene encoding glycine C-acetyltransferase: MTVTQDSSTHSGSPQFYTHLREELTAIEAAGLLKSERLILGPQGGKINTESGELINLCANNYLGLSSHPTLIKAAHEALDSHGFGMSSVRFICGTQDIHRELEQRLATFLGTEDCILYAAAFDANGGLFEPLLGEQDAIISDALNHASIIDGVRLCKAKRYRYAHNDMEDLERCLKQAKADNARFSMVFTDGVFSMDGTVAQLDVIRQLCDKYGALLGVDDCHATGFMGARGRGTHEARGIFGKVDVITGTLGKALGGASGGFTAGRREVIDLLRQRSRPYLFSNTLMPAIVGASIAALNLLEASTELRDRLERNTVYFRKAITEAGFEIKPGTHPIVPLMVYDAVVAQKLSRRLYELGVYAVGFFYPVVPQGQARIRVQMSAVHDEATLQRAVGIFRQAGEELGLVKN, from the coding sequence ATGACAGTCACGCAAGACAGCAGCACACATAGCGGTTCGCCGCAGTTCTATACCCATTTGCGCGAGGAGCTGACGGCGATTGAAGCTGCCGGCTTGCTGAAGTCCGAGCGCTTGATCCTGGGTCCTCAGGGTGGCAAGATCAACACCGAAAGTGGTGAATTGATCAATTTGTGCGCCAATAACTACCTCGGACTGTCTTCTCATCCGACACTGATCAAAGCTGCTCACGAAGCGCTGGATTCTCATGGTTTCGGTATGAGTTCGGTGCGTTTCATTTGCGGCACGCAAGATATCCACCGCGAACTTGAGCAGCGCCTGGCGACATTCCTTGGCACCGAGGATTGCATCCTGTATGCCGCAGCATTCGATGCCAACGGCGGTTTGTTCGAACCTTTGCTGGGGGAGCAGGACGCGATCATTAGCGATGCGCTGAATCACGCATCGATTATCGACGGCGTACGCTTGTGCAAGGCCAAACGCTATCGTTATGCGCATAACGACATGGAAGATCTGGAGCGTTGCCTGAAGCAAGCCAAGGCTGATAACGCACGCTTTTCCATGGTGTTCACCGATGGCGTGTTTTCGATGGACGGTACCGTGGCGCAGCTCGATGTGATCCGCCAGTTGTGCGACAAATACGGCGCATTGCTCGGCGTCGACGATTGCCATGCAACCGGGTTCATGGGTGCCAGAGGGCGCGGCACGCATGAAGCGCGCGGTATCTTCGGCAAGGTCGATGTGATTACCGGTACGCTGGGCAAAGCCCTGGGTGGCGCCAGCGGCGGCTTTACTGCCGGCCGGCGCGAAGTGATCGACCTGCTGCGTCAGCGTTCTCGGCCCTATCTGTTCTCGAATACCTTGATGCCAGCGATTGTCGGCGCCTCGATTGCAGCCCTCAATCTGCTGGAAGCCTCCACTGAATTGCGCGACCGCCTCGAGCGCAACACCGTCTACTTCCGTAAAGCCATTACCGAAGCCGGTTTTGAGATTAAGCCAGGCACCCATCCGATCGTACCGCTGATGGTGTACGACGCAGTGGTCGCGCAAAAACTGTCGCGCCGCCTGTATGAACTGGGCGTGTATGCGGTTGGTTTCTTCTATCCGGTGGTGCCGCAGGGGCAAGCACGGATCCGGGTGCAGATGTCTGCCGTCCACGATGAGGCGACATTGCAGCGCGCAGTGGGCATTTTCCGGCAAGCCGGCGAAGAGCTCGGTCTGGTAAAGAACTAA
- a CDS encoding glycine zipper 2TM domain-containing protein, with protein MKNLMVVAALVALSGCAVTPNSANVYSSRQAQGEQSVRMAVVDSVRPVTIDKNRGDNGAGTLAGGALGAVAAGSLIGKGNGSLAAGVVGAVLGGIAGNQVENNLNQRPGLEITVRLSNGELRAITQDADEQFNVGDRVRLLSSGGVTRVTH; from the coding sequence ATGAAGAATCTGATGGTAGTAGCCGCATTGGTGGCGTTGAGCGGTTGTGCAGTAACCCCGAACTCGGCAAACGTCTATAGCAGCCGTCAGGCGCAGGGCGAGCAGTCGGTGCGCATGGCGGTGGTGGACTCGGTGCGTCCGGTCACCATTGACAAGAATCGCGGCGACAATGGCGCCGGCACCCTAGCTGGCGGTGCGCTCGGCGCGGTTGCCGCCGGCTCCCTCATTGGCAAGGGTAATGGCTCGTTGGCGGCCGGCGTGGTCGGCGCGGTATTGGGCGGCATCGCGGGAAATCAAGTGGAAAACAACCTGAACCAGCGTCCGGGCCTGGAAATTACCGTGCGCCTGAGCAATGGTGAACTGCGCGCAATTACCCAGGATGCTGACGAACAGTTCAATGTCGGCGACCGCGTGCGTCTGCTGTCTTCTGGCGGCGTTACCCGCGTCACGCATTAA
- a CDS encoding spermidine synthase, with protein MLIKRKSIEADANRMDGPRKTGAAKRADVAKKDTQKPPRKPKFAPVTLSEQDGVRYLHFGTEWVQGAMRLRKPDWPELEYAQQMMAWMLFNPEPQHIVQLGLGTAALTKFSYRQFPAARVTAIELNPSVLAICASMFKLPPDDERLSVFEMDAMDFVLDPVNHGSIDALQVDLYDATARGPVLDTPEFYSACAACLTDDGIMTVNLFGDHPSYAKNLKAMMFAFDEVWCLPEVHEGNVIAIAFKNAPQVDFSAWYERAAEITAATKLPAKSWVNGLKAWHSPQ; from the coding sequence ATGCTGATCAAACGCAAATCCATAGAAGCCGACGCCAACCGTATGGACGGCCCGCGCAAAACCGGCGCAGCCAAGCGTGCCGACGTTGCAAAAAAAGACACACAAAAACCTCCGCGCAAACCGAAATTCGCCCCTGTCACCCTGTCCGAACAGGATGGGGTGCGTTATCTGCACTTCGGTACGGAATGGGTGCAAGGCGCCATGCGACTGCGCAAGCCGGACTGGCCCGAACTGGAATACGCCCAGCAAATGATGGCGTGGATGCTGTTCAATCCGGAGCCGCAACACATTGTGCAACTGGGCCTGGGCACGGCAGCACTGACCAAATTCAGCTATCGCCAGTTTCCCGCCGCACGGGTGACGGCAATTGAACTGAATCCTTCTGTGCTGGCGATTTGCGCCTCCATGTTCAAGTTGCCGCCCGACGACGAACGGCTGTCCGTGTTCGAAATGGACGCCATGGATTTCGTGCTGGATCCGGTGAATCACGGCAGCATTGACGCCTTGCAGGTTGACTTGTACGACGCCACTGCGCGCGGCCCGGTGCTGGACACGCCCGAGTTTTACAGCGCCTGCGCGGCTTGCCTGACAGACGACGGCATCATGACTGTCAACCTGTTCGGCGACCACCCCAGTTACGCCAAGAACCTGAAAGCCATGATGTTTGCCTTCGACGAAGTCTGGTGCCTGCCAGAAGTCCACGAAGGCAATGTCATCGCCATCGCATTCAAGAACGCGCCGCAAGTCGATTTCAGCGCCTGGTACGAACGTGCGGCAGAAATCACCGCTGCCACCAAGCTGCCGGCCAAATCGTGGGTCAATGGCCTCAAGGCCTGGCATTCGCCACAGTAA
- a CDS encoding helix-turn-helix domain-containing protein, with amino-acid sequence MVEKILEDTPPKVGDTLVKLRQADGLSLDALSKRAGVSKSMLSQIERNQANPTVAVVWRLANALGVPISLLVDGNQVVPASIETVASHATPSLRSRDGHCELRILGPIELAGQFEWYELSLQPGGCLDSEAHEPASREHLTVLSGILEVQSGTNLTKIKVGETARYAADRPHYIKNVGKSTATALLVVIHNGP; translated from the coding sequence ATGGTTGAGAAAATTTTGGAAGACACCCCGCCAAAGGTCGGCGATACCCTCGTGAAGTTGCGCCAGGCTGACGGCTTGTCGCTGGACGCGCTATCGAAACGCGCCGGTGTATCGAAGTCGATGCTGTCGCAAATCGAGCGTAACCAGGCCAATCCGACGGTGGCCGTGGTGTGGCGGCTGGCCAATGCGCTTGGCGTACCTATTTCCTTGCTGGTAGACGGCAACCAGGTGGTCCCGGCATCGATTGAAACCGTGGCTAGCCATGCCACGCCTTCCCTACGCTCACGGGACGGCCATTGCGAGTTGCGCATCCTTGGTCCGATTGAACTCGCGGGCCAGTTTGAATGGTATGAATTGTCGTTGCAGCCAGGCGGCTGCCTCGATTCGGAAGCGCACGAGCCGGCTTCGCGTGAGCATCTGACTGTCTTGTCCGGTATATTGGAAGTCCAGAGTGGAACCAATTTGACGAAAATCAAGGTTGGTGAAACCGCAAGATATGCGGCTGACCGCCCTCACTACATCAAGAATGTCGGAAAAAGTACCGCCACGGCCTTGCTGGTAGTGATCCATAACGGACCATGA
- a CDS encoding DNA-deoxyinosine glycosylase: protein MNRKRSFPPVIDQQVRTLILGSLPGAKSLAHSEYYAHPQNRFWKLLAEVISIDLPGLPYAQRLQTLLEHGIGLWDVVAEAHRDGSLDSNIRDHVQNDLPSLVATLPQLRTIAFNGGTAARLGLKELGEQAGRYRIVLLPSSSPAYTKPYAEKRAAWITLQER from the coding sequence ATGAATCGCAAGCGCAGCTTCCCGCCGGTCATCGATCAACAAGTCCGCACACTCATCCTCGGCAGCCTGCCGGGCGCAAAGTCCTTGGCGCATAGCGAGTATTACGCACATCCGCAAAACAGGTTCTGGAAACTGCTGGCGGAAGTCATCAGCATCGATTTACCGGGGCTGCCTTATGCGCAGCGCTTGCAAACGTTGCTGGAGCACGGCATCGGCTTGTGGGATGTGGTGGCCGAAGCGCACCGCGATGGCAGCCTGGACAGCAATATCCGCGACCATGTGCAGAACGATCTGCCGAGCCTGGTCGCCACGCTTCCGCAACTGCGGACCATCGCCTTCAATGGCGGCACTGCCGCCAGACTAGGTTTAAAGGAACTGGGAGAACAGGCCGGACGCTATCGTATCGTTCTGCTGCCTTCCAGCAGCCCTGCCTATACCAAACCTTACGCGGAAAAGCGGGCGGCCTGGATCACGCTGCAAGAGCGCTGA
- the htpG gene encoding molecular chaperone HtpG, with product MAVSEKQTLGFQAEVKQLLQLMIHSLYSNKEIFLRELVSNASDAADKLRFEAINNGALFENDPELKIKVAFDKAARTITISDNGIGMSRDEAISHLGTIAKSGTKEFFSKLSGDQQKDAALIGQFGVGFYSAFIIADKITVDTRRAGATATEGVRWESTGAGDFSIEAIDKASRGTDITLHLREGEDEYLSAWKLKSIIRKYSDHISLPIVMQKEEWDEEKKETVVKDEFETVNQASALWARSKSDISEEQYVEFYKHVSHDFEAPLTYTHNRVEGRSEYTQLLYVPSRAPFDLWDRNKRGGIKLYVKRVFIMDDAEQLMPVYLRFVKGVIDSSDLPLNVSREILQESRDVRVIREGSTKRVLGLLEELANSDDQAQKDKYASFWKEFGQVLKEGIGEDATNKERIAKLLRFASTSNDGDAQTVSFADYIGRMKEGQDKIYYATGETFAAAKNSPHLEIFRKKGVEVLLLTDRVDEWMLSFLQDFEGKELASVAKGGLDLGTLEDEAEKKQHEETETQFKDLVEKMKSALADKAKDVRVTFRLTDSPACLVADENELSGNLLRMLKAAGQEAPDSKPILEINPDHPLVQRLKYEETKFGDWSHILFDQALLAEGGALADPAGFVKRLNEMLLGMSSK from the coding sequence ATGGCCGTATCCGAAAAGCAAACCCTTGGTTTTCAGGCAGAAGTAAAGCAACTGCTGCAATTGATGATCCACTCGCTGTACTCCAACAAGGAAATCTTCTTGCGCGAGTTGGTATCCAATGCATCCGATGCCGCCGACAAGCTGCGCTTCGAAGCGATCAACAACGGCGCCCTGTTCGAGAACGATCCTGAACTGAAGATCAAGGTCGCTTTCGACAAGGCCGCGCGCACCATCACGATTTCGGACAACGGCATCGGCATGAGCCGCGATGAAGCCATATCGCATCTCGGCACTATCGCCAAGTCCGGCACCAAGGAATTCTTCTCAAAACTGTCCGGCGACCAGCAAAAAGATGCGGCGCTAATCGGCCAGTTCGGCGTAGGCTTCTACTCCGCCTTCATCATCGCCGACAAGATCACGGTTGACACTCGCCGTGCCGGCGCCACCGCCACTGAAGGCGTGCGCTGGGAATCCACCGGCGCCGGCGACTTCAGCATCGAAGCCATCGACAAGGCTTCGCGCGGCACCGACATCACCCTGCACCTGCGCGAAGGTGAAGACGAGTACCTGTCGGCGTGGAAGCTAAAATCCATCATTCGCAAATATTCCGACCATATCTCGCTGCCGATCGTGATGCAGAAAGAAGAATGGGACGAAGAAAAGAAAGAAACCGTCGTCAAGGACGAATTCGAAACTGTGAACCAGGCCAGCGCACTGTGGGCCCGCAGCAAATCCGACATCAGCGAAGAGCAGTATGTCGAGTTCTACAAGCATGTCTCGCACGATTTCGAAGCGCCGTTGACCTACACCCACAACCGGGTTGAAGGCCGCAGCGAATACACCCAGTTGCTGTATGTGCCAAGCCGCGCTCCGTTCGACCTGTGGGACCGCAACAAGCGTGGCGGCATCAAGCTGTACGTCAAACGCGTCTTCATCATGGACGACGCCGAGCAACTGATGCCGGTCTACCTGCGCTTCGTCAAGGGCGTGATCGATTCCAGCGACCTGCCGCTGAACGTCTCCCGTGAAATCCTGCAAGAATCGCGTGATGTGCGCGTGATCCGCGAAGGCTCGACCAAGCGCGTACTGGGTTTGCTGGAAGAACTGGCGAACAGCGACGACCAGGCGCAAAAGGACAAATACGCCAGTTTCTGGAAAGAATTTGGTCAGGTGTTGAAAGAAGGTATCGGCGAAGATGCGACCAACAAGGAACGCATCGCCAAACTGTTGCGTTTTGCTTCGACCAGCAATGACGGCGATGCACAGACTGTATCTTTCGCCGATTACATCGGCCGCATGAAAGAAGGCCAGGACAAGATCTACTACGCCACCGGTGAAACCTTTGCCGCCGCCAAGAACAGCCCTCATCTCGAAATCTTCCGCAAAAAAGGCGTTGAAGTACTGTTGCTGACCGACCGCGTCGACGAATGGATGCTGTCCTTCCTGCAGGACTTCGAAGGCAAGGAACTGGCGTCGGTAGCCAAGGGCGGTCTCGATCTCGGTACGCTGGAAGACGAGGCAGAGAAGAAGCAGCATGAAGAAACCGAAACCCAGTTCAAGGACCTGGTCGAGAAAATGAAGAGTGCATTGGCCGATAAAGCCAAGGATGTGCGCGTCACCTTCCGCCTGACCGATTCGCCAGCCTGTCTGGTGGCCGATGAAAACGAACTGTCGGGTAACTTGCTGCGCATGCTCAAGGCTGCCGGCCAGGAAGCGCCGGACTCCAAGCCTATCCTGGAAATCAATCCGGATCACCCGCTGGTGCAGCGCCTGAAGTACGAAGAAACCAAGTTCGGCGACTGGTCGCACATCCTGTTTGATCAAGCCTTGCTGGCCGAAGGCGGCGCACTGGCTGATCCAGCAGGCTTCGTCAAGCGCTTGAATGAAATGCTGTTGGGAATGAGCAGCAAGTAA